From one Notolabrus celidotus isolate fNotCel1 chromosome 2, fNotCel1.pri, whole genome shotgun sequence genomic stretch:
- the slain2 gene encoding SLAIN motif-containing protein 2 isoform X2, translating to MEDINSNINADLEVRKLQDLVKKLEQQNEQLRSRSTMLSSSGGMSGNHRPLSAGYDSSSLSAGLAGFPGVGFVGTGGFGGLLENNRCLSPRLSYDGISFGRPYQYDGASASPSMSSMNSLYADTSGGYVDEGETSILDEVEILDLEDMDCLHEDEDSWLYEAKLNSPLQKALSPIVWCRQALDNPSPEMESAKRSLIHRLDLTLSANKRRSLYGSPYNQQSYGSPYSTNAANSPYSSGFNSPSSTPGKVPIVRQQLMPVNAAHQRNSAAERNPPAVSPQSSVDSELSTSEMDEDSVGSSNTYKLNDVTDVQILARMQEESLRQDYAATASRRSSGSSCHSLRRSTFSDQELDTHSLEDEEEAVHPAFHLPASRFSPSPRHSPRASPRNSPRSRSPARSIDYSHSRGSPQPIISRLQQPRHSLQGHGHEMQTNVVKNEEKLRRSLPNLTRSATAPAPAPEPVKNSRSCESNLQVPNGGSPRHQNQSAIPSPSKLRTPATPSPLALRQPVKATSNPNSATSTPTRSLAAPRSGLPRPNASTGGGGGGGGGGGGGGGIPLPRSKLAQPVRRSLPAPRSYSGTGDNWREGCY from the exons ATGGAGGATATCAACTCAAACATCAACGCGGACCTGGAGGTGCGGAAGCTCCAAGACTTGGTGAAGAAGCTCGAACAGCAAAACGAGCAGCTCCGGAGCCGGTCTACGATGTTGTCCTCGTCCGGGGGGATGTCAGGGAACCATAGACCCCTGAGCGCCGGTTACGACTCCTCGTCCCTGTCAGCCGGTCTGGCCGGCTTCCCTGGGGTGGGGTTCGTCGGAACGGGCGGCTTCGGGGGGCTGCTGGAGAACAACCGCTGCCTGAGCCCCAGACTCTCCTACGACGGCATCAGCTTCGGGAGGCCGTACCAGTATGACGGAGCCTCGGCTTCTCCCTCCATGTCGAGTATGAACTCACTTTACGCAGACACCTCGGGGGGATATGTGGATGAAGGGGAGACATCCATCCTAGACGAGGTGGAAATATTAGACCTGGAGGACATGGACTGTCTTCACGAGGACGAGGACAGCTG GCTCTATGAGGCGAAGCTGAACAGCCCCCTGCAGAAAGCCTTGAGTCCCATTGTGTGGTGCCGCCAAGCTCTCGACAACCCGAGTCCTGAGATGGAGTCAGCCAAGCGCTCCCTCATCCACAGACTGGATCTCACCCTGTCAG CCAACAAGCGCCGGAGTTTGTATGGAAGCCCCTACAACCAGCAAAGTTATGGAAGTCCTTACAGCACAAACGCAGCCAACAGCCCGTACAGCAGTGGCTTTAACTCCCCTTCTTCAACCCCCGGCAAAGTGCCCATCGTCAGACAGCAGCTAATGCCTGTGAACGCGG CGCACCAGCGAaactcagcagcagagaggaatcCTCCGGCGGTGAGCCCGCAGTCATCAGTGGACAGCGAGCTGAGCACGTCAGAGATGGACGAGGACTCAGTGGGATCCTCTAATACCTACAAACTTAACGACGTCACCGACGTCCAGATACTCGCACGCATGCAGGAAGAGA GTTTGAGACAAGATTACGCCGCAACAGCCTCCAGAAGAAGCTCAGGCTCCTCCTGTCACTCGCTGCGGCGCAGCACCTTCAGCGACCAGGAGTTGGACACACACAGcctggaggacgaggaggaggcgGTGCACCCGGCCTTCCACCTTCCCGCGAGCCGCTTCAGCCCCTCCCCTCGACACTCTCCCCGCGCCTCGCCTAGGAACTCGCCTCGCTCTCGCTCCCCCGCCCGCTCTATCGACTACAGCCACAGCCGCGGCTCGCCTCAGCCCATCATCAGCCGCCTGCAGCAGCCTCGACACTCGCTGCAGGGCCACGGGCACGAAATGCAGACCAACGTGGTGAAGAATGAAG AAAAGCTGCGTCGTAGTCTTCCCAACCTCACGCGCTCTGCCACAGCGCCGGCTCCGGCCCCGGAGCCCGTCAAGAACAGCCGCAGCTGCGAGTCCAACCTGCAAGTGCCAAACGGTGGCTCCCCTCGACACCAGAACCAGTCTGCGA TCCCCTCTCCCAGTAAGCTGCGGACTCCGGCCACCCCGTCCCCGCTGGCCCTGAGGCAGCCTGTGAAGGCCACGTCTAACCCCAACTCTGCCACCTCCACACCCACCCGCTCCCTGGCTGCTCCACGCAGCGGCCTGCCCCGCCCCAATGCTtctacaggaggaggaggaggaggaggaggaggaggaggaggaggaggggggatccCTTTGCCCCGCAGCAAGCTGGCCCAACCTGTGCGCAG ATCTCTTCCTGCTCCTCGGTCCTACAGCGGCACAGGGGACAACTGGAGAGAAGGTTGTTATTAA
- the slain2 gene encoding SLAIN motif-containing protein 2 isoform X1, translating into MEDINSNINADLEVRKLQDLVKKLEQQNEQLRSRSTMLSSSGGMSGNHRPLSAGYDSSSLSAGLAGFPGVGFVGTGGFGGLLENNRCLSPRLSYDGISFGRPYQYDGASASPSMSSMNSLYADTSGGYVDEGETSILDEVEILDLEDMDCLHEDEDSWLYEAKLNSPLQKALSPIVWCRQALDNPSPEMESAKRSLIHRLDLTLSANKRRSLYGSPYNQQSYGSPYSTNAANSPYSSGFNSPSSTPGKVPIVRQQLMPVNAAHQRNSAAERNPPAVSPQSSVDSELSTSEMDEDSVGSSNTYKLNDVTDVQILARMQEESLRQDYAATASRRSSGSSCHSLRRSTFSDQELDTHSLEDEEEAVHPAFHLPASRFSPSPRHSPRASPRNSPRSRSPARSIDYSHSRGSPQPIISRLQQPRHSLQGHGHEMQTNVVKNEEKLRRSLPNLTRSATAPAPAPEPVKNSRSCESNLQVPNGGSPRHQNQSATAAQLPRYSTPSRSSPKPKQRLQSPTALRVPSPSKLRTPATPSPLALRQPVKATSNPNSATSTPTRSLAAPRSGLPRPNASTGGGGGGGGGGGGGGGIPLPRSKLAQPVRRSLPAPRSYSGTGDNWREGCY; encoded by the exons ATGGAGGATATCAACTCAAACATCAACGCGGACCTGGAGGTGCGGAAGCTCCAAGACTTGGTGAAGAAGCTCGAACAGCAAAACGAGCAGCTCCGGAGCCGGTCTACGATGTTGTCCTCGTCCGGGGGGATGTCAGGGAACCATAGACCCCTGAGCGCCGGTTACGACTCCTCGTCCCTGTCAGCCGGTCTGGCCGGCTTCCCTGGGGTGGGGTTCGTCGGAACGGGCGGCTTCGGGGGGCTGCTGGAGAACAACCGCTGCCTGAGCCCCAGACTCTCCTACGACGGCATCAGCTTCGGGAGGCCGTACCAGTATGACGGAGCCTCGGCTTCTCCCTCCATGTCGAGTATGAACTCACTTTACGCAGACACCTCGGGGGGATATGTGGATGAAGGGGAGACATCCATCCTAGACGAGGTGGAAATATTAGACCTGGAGGACATGGACTGTCTTCACGAGGACGAGGACAGCTG GCTCTATGAGGCGAAGCTGAACAGCCCCCTGCAGAAAGCCTTGAGTCCCATTGTGTGGTGCCGCCAAGCTCTCGACAACCCGAGTCCTGAGATGGAGTCAGCCAAGCGCTCCCTCATCCACAGACTGGATCTCACCCTGTCAG CCAACAAGCGCCGGAGTTTGTATGGAAGCCCCTACAACCAGCAAAGTTATGGAAGTCCTTACAGCACAAACGCAGCCAACAGCCCGTACAGCAGTGGCTTTAACTCCCCTTCTTCAACCCCCGGCAAAGTGCCCATCGTCAGACAGCAGCTAATGCCTGTGAACGCGG CGCACCAGCGAaactcagcagcagagaggaatcCTCCGGCGGTGAGCCCGCAGTCATCAGTGGACAGCGAGCTGAGCACGTCAGAGATGGACGAGGACTCAGTGGGATCCTCTAATACCTACAAACTTAACGACGTCACCGACGTCCAGATACTCGCACGCATGCAGGAAGAGA GTTTGAGACAAGATTACGCCGCAACAGCCTCCAGAAGAAGCTCAGGCTCCTCCTGTCACTCGCTGCGGCGCAGCACCTTCAGCGACCAGGAGTTGGACACACACAGcctggaggacgaggaggaggcgGTGCACCCGGCCTTCCACCTTCCCGCGAGCCGCTTCAGCCCCTCCCCTCGACACTCTCCCCGCGCCTCGCCTAGGAACTCGCCTCGCTCTCGCTCCCCCGCCCGCTCTATCGACTACAGCCACAGCCGCGGCTCGCCTCAGCCCATCATCAGCCGCCTGCAGCAGCCTCGACACTCGCTGCAGGGCCACGGGCACGAAATGCAGACCAACGTGGTGAAGAATGAAG AAAAGCTGCGTCGTAGTCTTCCCAACCTCACGCGCTCTGCCACAGCGCCGGCTCCGGCCCCGGAGCCCGTCAAGAACAGCCGCAGCTGCGAGTCCAACCTGCAAGTGCCAAACGGTGGCTCCCCTCGACACCAGAACCAGTCTGCGA cagcagctcagctcccgAGATACTCGACCCCTTCTCGCTCGTCCCCGAAACCCAAACAGCGTCTCCAAAGCCCAACAGCCCTGCGAG TCCCCTCTCCCAGTAAGCTGCGGACTCCGGCCACCCCGTCCCCGCTGGCCCTGAGGCAGCCTGTGAAGGCCACGTCTAACCCCAACTCTGCCACCTCCACACCCACCCGCTCCCTGGCTGCTCCACGCAGCGGCCTGCCCCGCCCCAATGCTtctacaggaggaggaggaggaggaggaggaggaggaggaggaggaggggggatccCTTTGCCCCGCAGCAAGCTGGCCCAACCTGTGCGCAG ATCTCTTCCTGCTCCTCGGTCCTACAGCGGCACAGGGGACAACTGGAGAGAAGGTTGTTATTAA